CCTTTCTTTTGGTGTCGCAACTTAATTGTAACGGATTTTTTTATTTGTCTCAATTTTTTTTTGCAAAAAATAAAGGCATTAGTATTTTTACAAATACCAACACCAAATATTATAGACCCAATAAAAATAAGAAAAGCAGGTAAATTATAGACCTGCTTTTTATTTTAATGAAATATGTACTATAATTAAAGAAGATAGATAAATATAGGAGGTTTTTATTATGAGAGCAGTGGATATAATACAAAATAAAAGAGATGGGAAAATACTTTCCAAGGAAGAAATTAGTTTTTTCTTAGACGGATACTTAAATGAAAAAATTCCAGATTATCAAATGTCAGCCTTCTTAATGGCAGTTTATTTTAAAGGAATGTGTAAAGAAGAATTGGAAATCTTTACAGAAAAAATGGTAAATAGTGGGGAAAGTATAAAATTTACTGGTGTTGAAAATTTTTTAATAGATAAACATTCAACAGGTGGTGTAGGGGATAAAACAACAATAGCCTTAGCTGGTTTATTTGCTAGTTTCAATATAGGAACAGCTAAACTTTCTGGAAGAGGTTTAGGTCATACAGGGGGAACAATAGATAAATTTGAGTCTATAAAGGGCTTTACTTTCCCAAAATCAAAGGAAGAATTAATAAAAATGACAAATATTACAGGAACTGGCATTATGGAAGCTTCAAATAAAATAGTTCCTTTGGATAAAAAGATTTATGCTTTAAGGGATGTAACAGCTACAGTTCAGAGTATACCATTAATTGCTAGCTCAATAATGAGTAAAAAATTAGCAATTTATTCAGATGGATTGATTTTAGATGTGAAAGTTGGCTCTGGAGCCTTTATGAAAAATATAGACTCAGCAAGACAACTTGCAAAGTCCATGTTGGATATAGGGGAAGGTTTTAAAAGAAAGGTTGCAGCAGTTTTAACTAATATGGATGAGCCTCTTGGGTTAGCAGTTGGAAACTCAAATGAAGTTATAGAAGCAATAGAAACTCTCAAAGGGAGAGGTCCTAAGGATTTCACAGAATTGGTGGAAACTTTAACTGCTGTAGCTTTAATGATAAAAGGAGATGTTAAAGATTTAGAAGAGGGAAAGAAAAAAGTTAGAGAAGTTATAGAATCAGGAAAAGCAATTAAACATCTAAAGGATTTTATAGAATATGCAGGGGGAGATCCTAATCTAACAGAGGATTATTCATTGTTACCTAGAGCAAAGTACGAATATTTAATTAAATCAGGTAAGTCAGGATGGGTTCAAGGAATAGAAGCTGAAAAAATTGGAAAAGCAGGGATGGTTTTAGGAGCAGGAAGAGAGACTAAAGAAGAGGTTATAGATCATTCTGTGGGAGTTATTCTTTGTAAAAAAACAGGAGACCCTGTTAAAAAAGGAGAAGTTCTAGGAAAACTGCAATATAATAATGAGAAAAATTTAGATACATCAATAAATTTTATAAAGGAAGCCTTTACTATTTCTGATAAAAAAACTTTAGAAAAAAAGGTTATATTTGAAATTCATACTGTGAATATATAAAAATAATAAAATTAAGGGAGAATACAATGAACACTATAAAAAGAGTTATAATGATCATACTAGATAGTGCAGGAGTTGGAGAGTTACCTGACGCTAAATTATTTGGAGATGTAGGATCGAATACTTTAGCACATATTGGAGAAATAACAGGGGGACTAAATTTACCAAATATGGGAAAATTAGGCTTAGGTAATATTATTAATATAAAGGGAGTATCAAGAACAGATCATCCAATTGGGCTCTATGGGAAAGCAAGAGAGCTAGCTAAAGGGAAGGACACAACAACAGGGCACTGGGAAATAGCAGGGCTTGTGACAGAAAATCCCTTTCCAACTTATCCAAATGGATTTCCTAAAAGCACAATAGAAGAATTTGAAAGAAGAACAGGAAGAAAAATATTATGTAACTTACCCTATTCAGGAACAGAGGTAATAAATGATTATGGGGATAAAGCAAGTGAAAATGGAGACTATATAGTATACACAAGTGCTGATCCAGTTTTTCAAATAGCAGCTCATGAAGAAAAAATTCCCCTAGATGAACTATATAAAGCTTGTAAAATAGCACTTGAAATATGTAATGAAAAATCTCCAGTTGCAAGGGTAATAGCAAGACCATTTATTGGAGAAAATGGAAATTATACAAGAACCTCAAATAGGCATGATTTTTCAGTTCTACCCCTAGGAAGGACTCTTTTAGATGATTTAAAGGAAAATAATTTAGATGTAGTTGGAATAGGTAAAATAAATGATATTTTTGCAGGTAAAGGAATAACAGAAAATAAGGGAAGTAATAGGGATAATCTAGATGGAATTATGAAAACAATAGCTGCTATAAAAGAAAATACAAAGGGATTAATTTTCACAAATTTAGTTGATTTTGATTCAAAGTATGGACACAGGAGAAATGCTTTGGGATATAAGGAAGCTTTAGAAGAATTTGATGGATATATTCCTGAAATTATTGAGAATATGAAAGACTCAGATTTGTTAATAATTTCAGCAGACCATGGATGTGATCCTACATTTAAAGGAACAGATCATACAAGGGAATATATACCTATTTTAGCCTATTCAAAAGATATTAAAAGTGGTAATATAGGAACGAGGGAAAGTTTTTCTGATATAGCAGATACAATAAAAAAATTATTAATAGGAAAAGAAAGCAAGTATAGCTTTATAAAATAGGGAGGATATATGGGTGAAAAACAAATATTATCTTATATTGAAACAGCAATAATAGCTAGAGAAAATGCTTATGCTAAATATTCTAATTTTAAGGTTGGAGCTATTGTTGTGGATGAAAATAATAATATATATAAAGGTGTAAATGTTGAAAATGGTTCCTATGGCTTGTCCAATTGTGCAGAAAGAAGTGCTGTATTTTCAGGAATTTCCAATGGAATGAAAAAAATAAAAGTTATTTGTATAGTTGCAGATACAAAGGAACCTGTGTCACCTTGCGGAGCATGTAGACAGGTTATAAGGGAATTTTCAAACAATGAAACTATTATTATTTTAGCTAATTTAAAC
This window of the Fusobacterium sp. IOR10 genome carries:
- a CDS encoding thymidine phosphorylase, giving the protein MRAVDIIQNKRDGKILSKEEISFFLDGYLNEKIPDYQMSAFLMAVYFKGMCKEELEIFTEKMVNSGESIKFTGVENFLIDKHSTGGVGDKTTIALAGLFASFNIGTAKLSGRGLGHTGGTIDKFESIKGFTFPKSKEELIKMTNITGTGIMEASNKIVPLDKKIYALRDVTATVQSIPLIASSIMSKKLAIYSDGLILDVKVGSGAFMKNIDSARQLAKSMLDIGEGFKRKVAAVLTNMDEPLGLAVGNSNEVIEAIETLKGRGPKDFTELVETLTAVALMIKGDVKDLEEGKKKVREVIESGKAIKHLKDFIEYAGGDPNLTEDYSLLPRAKYEYLIKSGKSGWVQGIEAEKIGKAGMVLGAGRETKEEVIDHSVGVILCKKTGDPVKKGEVLGKLQYNNEKNLDTSINFIKEAFTISDKKTLEKKVIFEIHTVNI
- a CDS encoding phosphopentomutase: MNTIKRVIMIILDSAGVGELPDAKLFGDVGSNTLAHIGEITGGLNLPNMGKLGLGNIINIKGVSRTDHPIGLYGKARELAKGKDTTTGHWEIAGLVTENPFPTYPNGFPKSTIEEFERRTGRKILCNLPYSGTEVINDYGDKASENGDYIVYTSADPVFQIAAHEEKIPLDELYKACKIALEICNEKSPVARVIARPFIGENGNYTRTSNRHDFSVLPLGRTLLDDLKENNLDVVGIGKINDIFAGKGITENKGSNRDNLDGIMKTIAAIKENTKGLIFTNLVDFDSKYGHRRNALGYKEALEEFDGYIPEIIENMKDSDLLIISADHGCDPTFKGTDHTREYIPILAYSKDIKSGNIGTRESFSDIADTIKKLLIGKESKYSFIK
- the cdd gene encoding cytidine deaminase, with product MGEKQILSYIETAIIARENAYAKYSNFKVGAIVVDENNNIYKGVNVENGSYGLSNCAERSAVFSGISNGMKKIKVICIVADTKEPVSPCGACRQVIREFSNNETIIILANLNKDYKLYTIEELLPYAFKL